In Micromonospora sp. NBC_01813, the following are encoded in one genomic region:
- a CDS encoding bifunctional folylpolyglutamate synthase/dihydrofolate synthase gives MVFELDRIGQLLDLLGSPQRAYPSIHLTGTNGKTSTARMIDSLLRAFGLHTGRYTSPHLESVRERISLDGEPISEERFAAVYREVAPLVELVDKQAAEPLTYFDVTTALAFATFADAPVDVAVVEVGLGGAEDATNVLSAGVCVITPIGLDHTEWLGDTLTDIALAKAGIVHAGATVVTALQPEEAAGPILDRCAEVGATIAREGGEFGVVHRAVAVGGQVLTLQGLGGRYDDVFLPLHGAHQAQNAALALAAVEAFLGAGAGRMLDVEPVRQGFAGVSSPGRLERVRSAPTILLDGAHNPHGMAATVTALQEEFAFRRLVVVLAVLSDKDAETLLDLLQPVADAVVVTVNTSPRAMPLGQLAAAAVEVFGEDRVRVAQSMPDAIEAAVALAEADVDGELSGVGVLITGSVVTVADARRLLTR, from the coding sequence ATGGTGTTCGAACTGGACCGCATCGGCCAGCTGCTGGACCTGTTGGGCAGCCCGCAGCGGGCGTACCCGTCGATTCACCTGACCGGTACCAACGGCAAGACCTCGACGGCCCGGATGATCGATTCGCTGCTGCGGGCGTTCGGGCTGCACACCGGCCGGTACACCAGCCCACACCTGGAGTCGGTGCGCGAGCGGATCAGCCTGGACGGCGAGCCGATCAGCGAGGAGCGGTTCGCGGCCGTCTACCGGGAGGTGGCGCCGCTGGTCGAGTTGGTCGACAAGCAGGCGGCGGAGCCGCTGACCTACTTCGACGTGACCACCGCGCTGGCGTTCGCGACCTTTGCTGACGCCCCGGTGGACGTGGCTGTCGTCGAGGTCGGGCTCGGCGGCGCGGAGGACGCCACCAACGTGCTGTCCGCCGGGGTCTGTGTGATCACCCCGATCGGGTTGGACCACACCGAGTGGCTGGGGGATACGCTCACCGACATCGCACTGGCCAAGGCGGGCATCGTGCACGCTGGGGCGACGGTCGTCACCGCGCTGCAGCCCGAGGAGGCCGCCGGGCCGATCCTGGACCGGTGCGCCGAGGTCGGTGCCACCATCGCCCGGGAGGGCGGCGAGTTCGGGGTGGTGCACCGGGCGGTCGCGGTCGGCGGCCAGGTGTTGACCCTGCAGGGCCTGGGCGGCCGGTACGACGACGTGTTCCTGCCGCTGCACGGAGCCCACCAGGCGCAGAACGCGGCGCTGGCGTTGGCGGCGGTTGAGGCGTTCCTCGGTGCGGGAGCTGGCCGGATGCTCGACGTCGAGCCGGTCCGGCAGGGTTTCGCCGGGGTGTCGTCGCCGGGCCGACTGGAGCGGGTGCGCAGCGCGCCGACGATCCTGCTCGACGGCGCGCACAATCCGCACGGGATGGCGGCGACGGTCACCGCGTTGCAGGAGGAGTTCGCGTTCCGCCGGCTGGTGGTGGTGCTCGCCGTACTCAGCGACAAGGACGCCGAGACGCTGCTCGACCTGTTGCAGCCGGTGGCGGACGCGGTGGTGGTGACGGTCAACACCTCCCCCCGGGCGATGCCGCTGGGTCAGTTGGCCGCCGCCGCAGTCGAGGTGTTCGGTGAGGACCGGGTACGGGTGGCGCAGTCGATGCCAGACGCGATCGAAGCCGCGGTGGCGTTGGCCGAAGCCGACGTCGACGGGGAGCTCAGCGGGGTGGGGGTGCTGATCACCGGTTCGGTGGTGACGGTCGCCGACGCGCGCCGGCTGCTGACGCGGTGA
- a CDS encoding DUF4233 domain-containing protein, giving the protein MNDERPPRRSGLRDPVAAARGLGAATLGLEALVLVLAIQPIRMLGAGFGTSAMAASAGLAVGAVVVAGLLRYRWAWYAGTVLQALVLLAGLLHWSLLGVGLVFAVVWAYVWHVRRVIAG; this is encoded by the coding sequence GTGAACGACGAGCGGCCTCCACGGCGCTCCGGGCTGCGTGACCCGGTCGCCGCCGCCCGGGGGCTGGGGGCCGCCACGCTCGGCCTGGAGGCGCTGGTACTGGTGCTGGCGATCCAGCCGATCCGGATGCTCGGGGCGGGTTTCGGCACCTCGGCGATGGCGGCCAGTGCCGGGTTGGCGGTCGGTGCGGTCGTGGTCGCCGGTCTGCTGCGGTACCGGTGGGCCTGGTACGCCGGGACTGTGCTGCAGGCGCTGGTGTTGCTGGCCGGCCTGCTGCACTGGTCGCTGCTCGGGGTGGGGCTCGTGTTTGCCGTGGTCTGGGCGTACGTCTGGCATGTCCGCCGGGTGATCGCGGGCTGA
- a CDS encoding VOC family protein, with protein sequence MANGRRPVTTARKLIAAVLGTFAMFIILFGAGMTSWAIAALGVALLVLAITLVVITAFPGTERAWVAGTAHVHSVSEPPASSTYGRCELQILIDAPGVPPRSVKIRDPRVPVSKWPSPRSTLPIMVAIDDQRHVRIMWDDVPTHAEAAAELADLPPEFDEPDFGPLDDDLLADDHRLLGVDDDPPWARRGPDDDLLADPDTVRTGDLDADLDDLHGPRPSDRPGPERRRDPAENPQPDFTRPDFDPDIDFDSDIESPGPRDGDPVVVRQAPGGQIVLEGTLVDPPPVPLPRRPRPKPYSSSAEQGGGATAGGPADRDGLGDARMPAAAGTALADPPVTPDPPTAPPGATEADPMVDPDDPMVDLGVADPAAGDDAGPGPVHNVGLTLLVADLDRSVAFYRDMLGFYEIDGGDGNAVLASGQTRLVLRSVPEVAPVNRRLMHLNLEVDGLLRVHDELKSKGVRFTYAPRAVNRGARLELWAAAFRDPDGHGIAIIEWRDREQPAAAPASTT encoded by the coding sequence GTGGCGAACGGCCGTCGACCGGTTACCACCGCCCGAAAACTCATTGCGGCGGTGCTGGGCACCTTCGCCATGTTCATCATCCTCTTCGGTGCCGGCATGACGAGTTGGGCGATCGCCGCGCTCGGCGTGGCCCTCCTGGTGCTCGCCATCACCCTGGTGGTCATCACCGCCTTCCCCGGCACGGAACGCGCCTGGGTGGCCGGCACCGCCCACGTGCACAGCGTCTCCGAGCCACCCGCGTCCTCCACGTACGGCCGGTGCGAGTTGCAGATCCTGATCGACGCGCCCGGCGTACCACCACGTTCGGTCAAGATCCGGGATCCCCGGGTGCCGGTCTCGAAGTGGCCGAGCCCTCGCTCGACCCTGCCGATCATGGTCGCCATCGACGACCAGCGGCACGTCCGGATCATGTGGGACGACGTACCGACGCACGCCGAGGCCGCCGCCGAACTCGCCGACCTGCCGCCGGAGTTCGACGAGCCCGACTTCGGGCCGCTCGACGACGACCTGCTGGCCGACGACCACCGGCTGCTCGGCGTCGACGACGACCCGCCGTGGGCCCGCCGTGGCCCGGACGACGACCTGCTGGCCGACCCCGACACGGTACGCACCGGCGACCTCGACGCCGACCTCGACGACCTGCACGGGCCGAGGCCGTCCGACCGTCCCGGGCCCGAGCGTCGGCGCGATCCGGCCGAGAACCCGCAGCCCGACTTCACCCGCCCCGACTTCGACCCGGACATCGACTTCGACTCGGACATCGAGTCACCCGGTCCCCGCGACGGCGATCCGGTGGTGGTACGGCAGGCGCCTGGCGGCCAGATCGTGCTGGAAGGCACCCTGGTCGACCCGCCGCCGGTGCCACTGCCCCGACGGCCCAGGCCGAAGCCGTACTCGTCGTCGGCGGAGCAGGGCGGTGGCGCGACAGCCGGCGGGCCTGCCGACCGCGACGGTCTCGGCGATGCCCGGATGCCGGCCGCCGCGGGTACCGCCCTGGCCGATCCGCCCGTGACCCCGGACCCGCCCACCGCACCGCCCGGTGCCACGGAGGCCGACCCGATGGTCGACCCCGACGACCCGATGGTCGACCTGGGCGTGGCCGATCCGGCTGCCGGTGACGACGCCGGCCCCGGCCCGGTCCACAACGTAGGGCTCACCCTGCTCGTCGCGGACCTGGACCGTTCCGTCGCCTTCTACCGCGACATGCTCGGCTTCTACGAGATCGACGGCGGCGACGGCAACGCCGTCCTCGCCTCCGGCCAGACCCGCCTCGTGCTGCGGTCGGTACCCGAGGTCGCCCCGGTCAACCGCCGCCTCATGCACCTCAATCTCGAGGTCGACGGCCTGCTTCGGGTGCACGACGAGCTCAAGTCGAAAGGCGTGCGCTTCACCTACGCGCCCAGGGCCGTCAACCGGGGCGCCCGGCTCGAACTCTGGGCCGCCGCGTTCCGCGACCCGGACGGCCACGGAATCGCGATCATCGAATGGCGCGACCGGGAGCAGCCGGCGGCGGCACCGGCCAGTACGACCTAG
- the ndk gene encoding nucleoside-diphosphate kinase, producing the protein MSSPTEVQRTLVLIKPDAVRRGLVGEILGRFERKGLQLVALTLREMDVALADAHYADHVDKPFYPPLKEFMTGGALVALVLAGDQAVDVVRGLIGSTDGRKAAAGTIRGDLGLSNRENLVHASDSPESAAREIKLWFADLA; encoded by the coding sequence GTGTCCAGCCCCACCGAGGTGCAACGTACCCTTGTGTTGATCAAACCCGACGCGGTCCGGCGTGGGTTGGTCGGTGAGATCCTCGGCCGGTTCGAACGCAAGGGCCTGCAGCTGGTGGCTCTGACGCTGCGCGAGATGGACGTGGCGCTGGCCGACGCGCACTACGCCGACCATGTGGACAAGCCGTTCTACCCGCCGCTGAAGGAGTTCATGACCGGTGGCGCGCTGGTCGCCCTGGTCCTCGCCGGTGACCAGGCGGTCGACGTGGTCCGTGGCCTGATCGGGTCCACCGACGGGCGCAAGGCCGCCGCCGGCACGATCCGTGGCGATCTGGGGCTGTCCAACCGGGAGAACCTGGTGCACGCGTCGGACTCGCCGGAGAGCGCGGCCCGGGAGATCAAGCTCTGGTTCGCCGACCTGGCCTGA
- a CDS encoding alkaline phosphatase D family protein, with product MASLDRRTLLGAGLTTAAGIAGGALLGGPGASAAVTGAPAWRPSGRPVLTHGVQAGVAGPGEAVVWTRADRPGRLIVEIGRRPDLLDARLVRGPLLDGRGDFTGKVLLRGLPAGERLHYRVRVDGLHRPGLHSEPLTGSLTTAPRGGGAGGGAGGGAGGGAGGGPGRHQPADVRFVWTGDIAGQGWGISDDFGGMRIFEAMRRSRPDFFLCSGDTVYADNPLAETVTLPDGRIWRNLVTPEKTKVAETLTEFRGQFAYNLLDAHLRAFCAEVPQLNQWDDHEVTNNWYPGEILTDPRYTETRVDVLAARAKQAFHEWLPTPDDGPLYRVVSYGPLLDVFVLDMRTYKDPNDGNTYADPRRGLLGARQRAWLIRELQRSTATWKVIANDLPLGLIVPDGSAQEGIAQGDDGPPAGRELEFAEILGAAHRAGVQGIVFLTADVHYTAAHHYDPARAAVRDFTPFWEFVSGPAHAGGFGPNTLDGTFGPQAVFVQAPPRANTSPAEGFQHFGEVIIEGPSGALTVHLRDADGRSLWSTTLPAATR from the coding sequence ATGGCATCCCTCGACCGCCGTACCCTGCTGGGTGCCGGCCTGACCACCGCCGCCGGCATCGCCGGCGGCGCGCTGCTGGGCGGACCCGGCGCGTCCGCCGCTGTCACCGGCGCGCCGGCCTGGCGTCCCAGCGGCCGCCCGGTGCTCACCCACGGGGTGCAGGCCGGGGTGGCCGGCCCCGGCGAAGCCGTCGTCTGGACCCGCGCAGACCGGCCCGGTCGCCTGATCGTCGAGATCGGTCGCCGGCCCGATCTGCTGGACGCCCGGCTGGTGCGCGGCCCGTTGCTCGACGGCCGTGGCGACTTCACCGGCAAGGTACTGCTGCGGGGACTGCCCGCCGGTGAGCGTCTGCACTACCGGGTCCGGGTGGACGGCCTGCACCGGCCCGGCCTGCACAGTGAGCCGCTGACCGGGTCGTTGACCACCGCGCCGCGCGGCGGCGGTGCTGGCGGCGGTGCTGGCGGCGGTGCTGGCGGCGGTGCTGGCGGCGGACCCGGCCGGCACCAGCCGGCCGATGTCCGGTTCGTCTGGACCGGCGACATCGCCGGCCAGGGCTGGGGGATCAGCGACGACTTCGGCGGCATGCGGATCTTCGAGGCGATGCGGCGCTCCCGGCCGGACTTCTTCCTGTGCAGCGGCGACACCGTGTACGCCGACAACCCGCTCGCCGAGACGGTGACGCTGCCCGACGGGCGGATCTGGCGCAACCTGGTGACCCCGGAGAAGACCAAGGTCGCCGAGACGCTCACCGAGTTCCGGGGGCAGTTCGCGTACAACCTGCTGGACGCGCACCTGCGGGCGTTCTGCGCCGAGGTGCCGCAGCTCAACCAGTGGGACGACCACGAGGTCACCAACAACTGGTACCCGGGGGAGATCCTCACCGACCCGCGCTACACCGAGACCCGGGTCGACGTGCTCGCCGCCCGCGCGAAGCAGGCGTTCCACGAGTGGCTGCCGACCCCGGACGACGGGCCGCTGTACCGGGTGGTGTCGTACGGCCCGCTGCTGGACGTGTTCGTGCTGGACATGCGCACGTACAAGGACCCCAACGACGGCAACACCTACGCCGACCCGCGCCGTGGTCTGCTCGGCGCACGGCAGCGGGCCTGGCTGATCCGGGAACTGCAGCGCTCCACCGCGACCTGGAAGGTGATCGCCAACGATCTGCCGCTCGGGCTGATCGTGCCCGACGGCTCCGCCCAGGAGGGGATCGCGCAGGGCGACGACGGTCCGCCGGCGGGCCGGGAGTTGGAGTTCGCCGAGATCCTCGGCGCCGCCCACCGGGCCGGGGTGCAGGGCATCGTGTTCCTCACCGCGGACGTGCACTACACCGCGGCACACCACTACGACCCGGCGCGGGCGGCGGTGCGCGACTTCACCCCGTTCTGGGAGTTCGTCTCCGGCCCGGCGCACGCCGGCGGCTTCGGCCCGAACACCCTCGACGGCACGTTCGGGCCGCAGGCGGTGTTCGTGCAGGCCCCGCCGCGGGCCAACACGTCGCCGGCGGAAGGATTCCAGCACTTCGGCGAGGTGATCATCGAAGGGCCCTCGGGTGCGTTGACCGTACATCTGCGCGACGCCGACGGACGCTCGCTCTGGTCGACCACCCTGCCGGCGGCCACCCGCTGA
- the ileS gene encoding isoleucine--tRNA ligase, whose translation MTGPADQALDSGRDPAATGVPASPDLPAVERRVLDYWAADKTFEASVDRRDPGPDGDNEYVFYDGPPFANGLPHYGHLFTGYVKDVVPRYQTMRGRRVERRFGWDCHGLPAEVEAERQLGISTKAEIVELGMERFNDACRTSVLAYTQDWERYVTRQARWVDFANDYKTLDLDYMESVMWAFKALHDKGLIYEGFRVLAYCWRCETPLSNTETRMDDVYRDRQDPSVTVWFELEPTQPGGPTERIGVWTTTPWTLPSNLALAVGPDIEYAVLQRDGQRYLLGAARVEAYAKELDGFDQVGTVRGADLVGRRYTPLFDFLVDQAGPNAFQVLGADFVTTEDGTGVVHMAPAFGEDDQNTCNAAGIPTIVTVDDHTRFTALVPPYQGEQVFDTNKPIIRDLRDRGVLLRHDTYTHSYPHCWRCDTPLVYKAVSSWFVAVSTFRDRMVELNQQIEWTPAHVKDGSFGKWLAGARDWSISRNRFWGSPIPVWRSDDPAYPRIDVYGSLDELERDFGVRVADLHRPVIDELTRPNPDDPTGRSTMRRVPEVLDCWFESGSMPFAQVHYPFENREWFEHHYPGDFIVEYIGQTRGWFYTMHVLATALFDRPAFRSCVSHGILLGADGRKMSKSLRNYPDVYEVFDSYGSDAMRWTLMSSPVLRGGDMAVVEGNIRDSVRQVLLPLWNVWYFFALYANAEGHTATRRTDSSHLLDRYVLAKTGELVDDVTRQMDGYDIPGACASVRTYLDALTNWYVRRSRDRFWSGDADAFDTLFTVLETLSRVVAPLAPLTSEEIWRGLTGERSVHLTDWPTRDEFPADHDLVAAMDAVREVCSAGLSLRKARGLRVRLPLPALTVATSAADRLRPFADLVTDEVNVKSVEFTDAVDSYCQQVLTVVPRVLGPRVGGQVQSVIKAVKAGDWVLGDDGAPVAAGVRLADGEYELKLVAADPEHSAPLPAGQGVVVLDTTVTPELAAEGLARDLVRVIQQARREADLRITDRIRVAVAASDQVASAVRAYHGFVAGEVLADEVSFGPADAAADLTTGTGGFGGEVGDGEPVTVRVERV comes from the coding sequence ATGACCGGTCCTGCCGACCAGGCGCTGGACAGCGGCCGAGATCCCGCCGCGACCGGCGTGCCGGCAAGTCCGGACCTGCCGGCGGTGGAACGCCGCGTCCTGGACTACTGGGCGGCGGACAAGACCTTCGAGGCGAGCGTCGACCGGCGCGACCCCGGCCCCGACGGCGACAACGAATACGTCTTCTACGACGGCCCGCCGTTCGCCAACGGGCTGCCGCACTACGGCCACCTGTTCACCGGCTACGTCAAGGACGTCGTGCCGCGCTACCAGACGATGCGCGGCCGGCGGGTCGAACGCCGCTTCGGCTGGGACTGCCACGGCCTGCCGGCCGAGGTCGAGGCCGAACGGCAACTCGGCATCTCCACCAAGGCGGAGATCGTCGAGCTGGGCATGGAACGCTTCAACGACGCCTGCCGCACGTCGGTGCTGGCATACACCCAGGACTGGGAGCGTTACGTCACCCGCCAGGCCCGGTGGGTCGACTTCGCCAACGACTACAAGACGCTCGACCTGGACTACATGGAGAGCGTCATGTGGGCCTTCAAGGCCCTGCACGACAAGGGCCTGATCTACGAGGGTTTCCGGGTCCTGGCGTACTGCTGGCGGTGTGAGACGCCGCTGAGCAACACCGAGACCCGGATGGACGACGTGTACCGGGACCGGCAGGACCCGTCGGTCACCGTCTGGTTCGAGCTGGAGCCGACGCAGCCCGGCGGCCCGACCGAACGGATCGGCGTCTGGACCACCACGCCGTGGACGCTGCCGTCGAACCTCGCCCTGGCCGTCGGCCCGGACATCGAGTACGCGGTCCTGCAGCGGGACGGCCAGCGGTACCTGCTCGGGGCGGCGCGGGTCGAGGCGTACGCCAAGGAACTGGACGGCTTCGACCAGGTCGGCACGGTCCGCGGCGCCGACCTGGTCGGCCGCCGCTACACCCCGCTGTTCGACTTCCTGGTCGACCAGGCCGGCCCGAACGCCTTCCAGGTCCTCGGCGCCGACTTCGTCACCACCGAGGACGGCACCGGGGTGGTGCACATGGCGCCGGCGTTCGGCGAGGACGACCAGAACACCTGCAATGCCGCCGGCATCCCGACGATCGTCACCGTCGACGACCACACCCGGTTCACCGCGCTGGTCCCGCCGTACCAGGGCGAGCAGGTCTTCGACACCAACAAGCCGATCATCCGTGACCTGCGTGACCGGGGTGTGCTGCTGCGCCACGACACCTACACCCACTCGTACCCGCACTGCTGGCGGTGCGACACGCCGCTGGTCTACAAGGCGGTGTCGTCGTGGTTCGTCGCGGTGTCGACCTTCCGCGACCGGATGGTGGAGCTCAACCAGCAGATCGAATGGACGCCGGCGCACGTCAAGGACGGCTCGTTCGGCAAGTGGCTGGCCGGGGCGCGTGACTGGTCGATCAGCCGCAACCGGTTCTGGGGTTCGCCGATCCCGGTGTGGCGCTCCGACGACCCGGCCTACCCGCGGATCGACGTGTACGGCTCGCTCGACGAGCTGGAGCGCGACTTCGGGGTGCGGGTCGCCGACCTGCACCGGCCGGTCATCGACGAGCTGACCCGACCCAACCCGGACGACCCGACCGGCCGGTCGACGATGCGCCGGGTGCCGGAGGTGCTGGACTGCTGGTTCGAGTCCGGCTCGATGCCGTTCGCCCAGGTGCACTACCCGTTCGAGAACCGCGAGTGGTTCGAGCACCACTACCCGGGCGACTTCATCGTCGAGTACATCGGGCAGACCCGCGGCTGGTTCTACACCATGCACGTGCTGGCCACCGCGCTGTTCGACCGGCCGGCGTTCCGCTCCTGCGTCAGCCACGGCATCCTGCTGGGTGCCGACGGACGCAAGATGAGCAAGAGCCTGCGCAACTACCCGGACGTGTACGAGGTGTTCGACAGCTACGGCTCGGACGCGATGCGCTGGACGCTGATGTCCTCGCCGGTGCTGCGCGGCGGCGACATGGCGGTCGTGGAGGGCAACATCCGCGACTCGGTGCGCCAGGTGCTGCTGCCGTTGTGGAACGTCTGGTACTTCTTCGCGCTGTACGCCAACGCGGAGGGCCACACCGCGACCCGGCGTACCGACAGCAGCCACCTGCTCGACCGGTACGTGCTGGCCAAGACCGGCGAACTGGTCGACGACGTCACCCGGCAGATGGACGGCTACGACATCCCCGGTGCCTGCGCGAGCGTGCGCACCTACCTGGACGCGCTGACCAACTGGTACGTCCGCCGGTCCCGGGACCGGTTCTGGTCCGGCGACGCCGACGCCTTCGACACCCTCTTCACGGTGCTGGAGACGCTGTCCCGGGTGGTGGCACCGCTGGCGCCGCTGACCAGCGAAGAGATCTGGCGTGGGCTGACCGGGGAACGGTCGGTGCACCTGACCGACTGGCCGACCCGCGACGAATTCCCCGCCGACCACGACCTGGTCGCGGCGATGGACGCGGTACGCGAGGTCTGCTCCGCCGGGCTGTCGCTGCGCAAGGCCCGTGGCCTGCGGGTCCGGCTGCCGCTGCCGGCGCTGACCGTGGCCACCTCGGCGGCGGATCGCCTGCGACCCTTCGCCGACCTGGTCACCGACGAGGTCAACGTCAAGTCGGTGGAATTCACCGACGCCGTCGACAGCTACTGCCAGCAGGTGCTGACCGTGGTGCCGCGGGTGCTCGGCCCCCGCGTCGGCGGCCAGGTGCAGTCGGTGATCAAGGCGGTGAAGGCCGGCGACTGGGTGCTGGGTGACGACGGCGCGCCGGTCGCCGCCGGGGTCCGGCTCGCCGACGGCGAGTACGAGCTGAAGTTGGTGGCCGCCGACCCGGAGCACTCCGCGCCGCTGCCCGCCGGGCAGGGTGTGGTCGTGCTGGACACCACCGTCACCCCCGAGTTGGCCGCCGAAGGGCTGGCCCGCGACCTGGTCCGGGTGATCCAGCAGGCCCGCCGCGAGGCGGATCTGCGGATCACCGACCGGATCCGGGTCGCGGTGGCCGCCAGCGACCAGGTGGCGTCGGCGGTACGGGCGTACCACGGCTTCGTCGCCGGTGAGGTGCTCGCCGACGAGGTGTCGTTCGGCCCGGCGGACGCCGCCGCCGACCTCACCACGGGTACCGGTGGTTTCGGTGGTGAGGTCGGCGACGGCGAGCCGGTTACCGTACGGGTGGAACGGGTCTGA
- a CDS encoding lysophospholipid acyltransferase family protein codes for MPPLYSIGKVTVGPALLLGWRPNVEGRENVPAAGGVILAANHLSVADEYFLGAVLPRHVAFWAKAEYFVGTGFRGLVTKSLVTGLGAIRVERGGGRAALSAFDGAIPVLAAGGQVAVFPEGTRSPDGRLYRGRTGVARLALAAGVPVVPVGFAGTDEVQPIGTLWPKFKRGKIVIRFGKPMDFTGRSDDRAEMRRITDEVMVEIQRLTGQEYVPRYAPPRTAAGGAGPATSGENPVG; via the coding sequence GTGCCGCCGCTGTACTCGATCGGCAAAGTCACTGTCGGACCAGCGTTGCTGCTGGGATGGCGACCCAACGTGGAAGGCCGGGAGAACGTCCCGGCCGCCGGTGGGGTGATCCTGGCCGCGAACCACCTCTCCGTCGCCGACGAGTACTTCCTCGGCGCGGTGCTGCCCCGCCATGTGGCCTTCTGGGCCAAGGCGGAGTACTTCGTCGGCACCGGGTTCCGCGGTCTGGTCACCAAGAGTCTGGTGACCGGGCTGGGCGCGATCCGGGTGGAACGCGGCGGCGGGCGGGCGGCGTTGAGCGCCTTCGACGGTGCGATTCCGGTGCTGGCGGCCGGCGGGCAGGTGGCGGTCTTCCCGGAGGGGACCCGGTCGCCGGACGGGCGGCTCTACCGGGGCCGCACCGGGGTCGCCCGGCTGGCGTTGGCCGCCGGCGTGCCGGTGGTGCCGGTCGGGTTCGCCGGGACCGACGAGGTCCAGCCGATCGGGACGCTCTGGCCGAAGTTCAAGCGCGGCAAGATCGTGATCAGGTTCGGCAAGCCGATGGACTTCACCGGGCGCAGCGACGACCGTGCCGAGATGCGCCGGATCACCGACGAGGTGATGGTCGAGATCCAGCGGCTCACCGGCCAGGAGTACGTGCCCCGTTACGCCCCGCCGCGTACCGCTGCCGGCGGGGCGGGACCGGCTACCAGCGGGGAGAACCCGGTCGGCTGA